From one Tsukamurella tyrosinosolvens genomic stretch:
- a CDS encoding response regulator transcription factor: MTTVRVLVADDDPLVREYLRTVLSAEPDLDVVATAADGAAAVEAGIAHAPQVALLDVRMPGVDGIVATRALRELDPPVAVVLITTLDTDAVLVDGLAAGAAGFVVKTAEPALLASAVRTAATGGSLLSPDALARLVRLAGDRPRRDPRVDALGERDRDVLRELATGASNAEIAARLFLAESTVKGYVSALMTRLDCANRTQLALLGAVL; the protein is encoded by the coding sequence ATGACGACGGTGCGCGTGCTGGTGGCCGATGACGACCCGCTCGTGCGGGAGTACCTGCGGACCGTGCTGTCGGCCGAGCCGGACCTCGACGTGGTCGCGACGGCCGCCGACGGCGCGGCCGCGGTGGAGGCGGGCATCGCGCACGCGCCGCAGGTCGCGCTACTCGACGTGCGCATGCCCGGCGTCGACGGAATCGTCGCGACCCGGGCGCTGCGGGAGCTCGATCCGCCGGTGGCGGTCGTGCTCATCACCACGCTGGACACCGATGCGGTGCTGGTCGACGGGCTGGCCGCGGGTGCGGCGGGGTTCGTGGTGAAGACGGCCGAGCCGGCGCTGCTGGCGTCGGCGGTGCGCACCGCGGCGACGGGCGGCTCGCTGCTCTCGCCCGACGCACTGGCGCGCCTCGTCCGCCTCGCCGGCGACCGGCCGCGCCGCGACCCGCGCGTCGACGCCCTGGGCGAGCGGGACCGCGACGTGCTGCGGGAACTGGCGACCGGCGCCTCGAACGCGGAGATCGCTGCGCGCCTGTTCCTCGCCGAGTCCACCGTGAAGGGCTACGTCTCGGCACTCATGACCCGGCTGGACTGCGCTAACCGCACGCAGCTCGCCCTGCTCGGGGCGGTGTTGTGA
- a CDS encoding lycopene cyclase family protein — protein MSAPDVVVVGLGPAGRAVAHRAAAAGLRVRAFDPAPDTRWRRTFGLWADELPSWLPADVVAAVSTPQVIARTRHDLRRDYAVLDVDALQDAMPLDGVDVRAERAGRDGHGAAFVIDARGPAPSDPVDVPRQTAAGVLVPAGAHEELWMDWRPAPGVAADAAASFLYAVRVTGDAVLVEETCLAGAPAVTVDELEVRLRARLAARGVAAGALHERVDFALLAPGPRRGRGWCGVGVRGTTLHPATGYSVAGSLAFAEDAVSALSTGRNPMSTDAVAAHRLRAAALRALLGMSAAEQRAFFEVFFGLPDRHVRAFLAPGSGTTANAAAMAAAFGAAPWGLRRRLARAVTPPASRRRR, from the coding sequence GTGAGCGCACCGGACGTGGTGGTGGTCGGCCTCGGGCCGGCGGGCCGCGCGGTCGCGCACCGGGCGGCGGCGGCGGGCCTGCGGGTGCGGGCCTTCGATCCCGCGCCGGACACTCGGTGGCGGCGCACCTTCGGACTCTGGGCCGACGAGCTGCCGTCGTGGCTCCCCGCCGACGTGGTCGCGGCCGTCTCGACGCCGCAGGTCATCGCGCGGACCCGGCACGACCTGCGCCGCGACTACGCAGTGCTCGACGTCGACGCCCTGCAGGACGCGATGCCGCTCGACGGGGTGGACGTCCGCGCCGAGCGGGCCGGCCGCGACGGTCACGGCGCGGCGTTCGTGATCGACGCGCGGGGGCCGGCACCGTCGGATCCGGTCGACGTGCCGCGGCAGACGGCGGCCGGAGTGCTGGTCCCGGCGGGCGCGCACGAGGAGCTGTGGATGGACTGGCGGCCGGCGCCGGGTGTCGCGGCCGACGCGGCGGCGTCGTTCCTCTACGCCGTGCGGGTGACGGGCGACGCGGTGCTGGTGGAGGAGACCTGCCTCGCGGGGGCGCCAGCGGTCACCGTCGACGAACTGGAGGTGCGGCTCCGGGCCCGGCTCGCGGCGCGCGGCGTCGCGGCGGGCGCGCTGCACGAGCGGGTGGACTTCGCGTTGCTCGCGCCCGGACCGCGCCGCGGGCGGGGCTGGTGCGGGGTCGGGGTGCGCGGCACCACGCTGCACCCGGCGACGGGCTATTCGGTGGCGGGATCGCTGGCTTTCGCCGAGGACGCCGTCTCGGCGCTGAGCACCGGCCGGAATCCGATGAGCACCGACGCGGTGGCTGCGCACCGGCTGCGGGCGGCGGCGCTGCGCGCGCTCCTGGGCATGTCCGCGGCGGAGCAGCGGGCCTTCTTCGAGGTCTTCTTCGGGCTCCCGGACCGGCACGTCCGGGCGTTTCTGGCGCCGGGGTCCGGGACGACCGCGAACGCCGCAGCGATGGCTGCGGCGTTCGGGGCGGCGCCGTGGGGGCTGCGCCGGCGCCTGGCGCGGGCGGTTACTCCGCCGGCTTCTCGCCGGCGCCGCTGA
- the trxA gene encoding thioredoxin, which produces MATVELTADKFDQTVTGNDIVLVDFWASWCGPCRAFAPTFEKASETHPDVVFAKVDTEAEQSLAAAANIRSIPTLMVFKKGNLVYNEAGALPPAALEDLIGQARALDIEQADVSGAGEKPAE; this is translated from the coding sequence ATGGCGACAGTTGAATTGACCGCAGACAAGTTCGATCAGACCGTGACCGGCAACGATATCGTGCTGGTCGACTTCTGGGCGTCGTGGTGCGGCCCCTGCCGCGCGTTCGCGCCCACCTTTGAGAAGGCATCCGAGACCCATCCCGATGTGGTTTTCGCCAAGGTGGACACCGAGGCCGAGCAGAGCCTCGCTGCCGCCGCGAACATCCGCTCGATCCCCACGCTAATGGTCTTCAAGAAGGGCAATCTCGTGTACAACGAGGCTGGCGCGCTCCCGCCCGCCGCGCTCGAGGACCTCATCGGCCAGGCCCGCGCGCTCGACATCGAGCAGGCCGACGTCAGCGGCGCCGGCGAGAAGCCGGCGGAGTAA
- a CDS encoding LysM peptidoglycan-binding domain-containing protein, with amino-acid sequence MTDVLRAGNQLGLGETLDSLNGGYTLTLQSDGNLVLTEGAGTVVWASATDGKGVERANFQTDGNFVLYNGAGEGVWSTQTEGTGADRIVLQDDRNLVVYAGDADKWASNTATDQPAPARQAAPEPEPVAAEAPAAPAPRTHTVVSGDTLWAIAEQYLGDGNRYTEIAQLNGIANPDLINVGQVITIP; translated from the coding sequence ATGACCGACGTGCTTCGCGCAGGTAACCAGCTCGGCCTCGGGGAGACCCTGGACTCCCTCAACGGCGGCTACACGCTGACCCTGCAGAGCGATGGCAACCTCGTGCTCACCGAGGGCGCCGGCACCGTGGTGTGGGCCAGCGCCACGGACGGCAAGGGCGTCGAGCGGGCGAACTTCCAGACCGACGGCAACTTCGTTCTCTACAACGGTGCGGGTGAGGGCGTCTGGTCGACCCAGACCGAGGGCACCGGTGCCGACCGCATCGTCCTGCAGGACGACCGCAACCTCGTCGTCTACGCCGGCGACGCCGACAAGTGGGCCTCCAACACGGCCACCGACCAGCCCGCCCCGGCCCGTCAGGCCGCCCCGGAGCCCGAGCCCGTCGCCGCCGAGGCGCCGGCCGCTCCCGCGCCGCGCACCCACACCGTCGTCTCCGGCGACACCCTGTGGGCCATCGCCGAGCAGTACCTGGGCGACGGCAACCGCTACACCGAGATCGCGCAGCTCAACGGCATCGCGAACCCGGATCTGATCAACGTGGGCCAGGTCATCACCATCCCCTGA
- a CDS encoding acyl-CoA dehydrogenase family protein gives MFEWSDEDLMVRDALRAFIDKEVRPHVDELETGALPPYDITRTMLQTFGIDQVNRENLEAELAAEEAGEKPKAGGSSTLSSSMFLILNVEMAGVSLGLIGSMGVSMGLTVSTIKSRGTLAQKKRWLPELVTMEKVGAWAITEPDSGSDALGGMKTTVRRDGSGGYILKGQKTFITNGPHADTIVVFAKLDEGDGTPLRDRKVLTFVLDTGMEGLTQGKAFKKMGMMSSPTGELFFDDVRLGPDRLLGETEETPGGGGASAKAGFTAERIGIAALSLGIINEAQRLSIDYARSRTLWGQEIGKFQLIQLKLAEMEIARINVQNMLFTAIEASRAGKPPTLAQASAMKLYSSRAATEVAMEAVQLFGGNGYMAEYRVEQLARDAKSLMIYAGSNEIQVTHVAKGLLRGE, from the coding sequence GTGTTCGAGTGGTCCGACGAAGACCTGATGGTGCGCGACGCCCTGCGGGCGTTCATCGACAAGGAGGTGCGCCCCCACGTCGACGAGCTGGAGACCGGCGCGCTGCCGCCGTACGACATCACCCGCACGATGCTCCAGACCTTCGGCATCGACCAGGTCAACCGCGAAAACCTGGAGGCCGAGCTGGCCGCCGAGGAGGCAGGGGAGAAGCCCAAGGCCGGCGGCTCCAGCACGCTCAGCTCGTCGATGTTCCTCATCCTCAACGTCGAGATGGCGGGCGTCAGCCTCGGCCTCATCGGCTCGATGGGCGTCTCGATGGGCCTGACGGTGTCCACCATCAAGTCCCGCGGCACCCTCGCGCAGAAGAAGCGCTGGCTGCCCGAGCTGGTCACCATGGAGAAGGTGGGCGCGTGGGCGATCACCGAGCCCGACAGCGGCTCCGACGCCCTCGGTGGCATGAAGACGACGGTGCGCCGTGACGGCTCCGGCGGTTACATCCTCAAGGGGCAGAAGACCTTCATCACCAACGGCCCGCACGCCGACACGATCGTGGTCTTCGCCAAGCTCGACGAGGGCGACGGGACGCCGCTGCGCGACCGCAAGGTGCTCACCTTCGTGCTGGACACGGGCATGGAGGGCCTCACGCAGGGCAAGGCGTTCAAGAAGATGGGCATGATGAGCTCGCCCACCGGCGAGCTGTTCTTCGACGACGTGCGCCTCGGCCCCGACCGGCTGCTCGGCGAGACCGAGGAGACGCCGGGCGGCGGCGGGGCCTCCGCGAAGGCGGGCTTCACCGCCGAGCGGATCGGCATCGCGGCGCTGAGCCTGGGCATCATCAACGAGGCGCAGCGCCTGTCGATCGACTACGCGCGCTCGCGCACCCTCTGGGGCCAGGAGATCGGGAAGTTCCAGCTCATCCAGCTCAAGCTCGCCGAGATGGAGATCGCGCGGATCAACGTGCAGAACATGCTGTTCACCGCCATCGAGGCTTCGCGGGCCGGCAAGCCGCCGACGCTGGCGCAGGCCTCGGCCATGAAGCTGTACAGCTCGCGCGCCGCGACCGAGGTGGCGATGGAGGCCGTGCAGCTCTTCGGCGGCAACGGCTACATGGCGGAGTACCGGGTGGAGCAGCTCGCGCGCGACGCGAAGTCGCTGATGATCTACGCCGGCAGCAACGAGATCCAGGTGACGCACGTGGCGAAGGGGCTGTTGCGCGGCGAATGA
- a CDS encoding AMP-binding protein, whose product MFVNLGVRDFLDRAEIVYPDRIGMVDEPDQPAPSWGAKTYAEMAALARGQAARLDELGVPVGGRVAIVSQNAARLLTSFYGVSGWGRVLVPVNFRLAPAEVEYIVEDSGADVLLLDPEVEHLAETVRAKHVFVLGRDDEKIFGPAGAPSDPTPWAGDENATATINYTSGTTARPKGVQLTHRNLWLNATVFGLHVALTDNDVLLHTLPMFHANGWGMPFAATGVGIKHVVLRKVDGAEILCRVRDQGVTIMCAAPAVVTAALDAAAEWDGPIPGAGTVRVICAGAPPPTRVIHRVRFELGWEFIQIYGLTETSPLITVNRERAEWAGDDPMEVARRLGRAGAPALGVTLKIDEDGEILTRTNHALTAYWNKPAETAAALEGDWFHTGDRGTFEDGYLTIADRKKDVIISGGENVTSIEVEDALALHPAVREVAVIGIPDEKWGELVTAIVVADGVTAEELIAHTREHLAGYKCPKRIDFVDALPRTATGKIQKFVLRAPFWDALERKVN is encoded by the coding sequence ATGTTCGTGAATCTGGGCGTACGCGACTTCCTCGACCGGGCCGAGATCGTCTATCCGGACCGCATCGGCATGGTCGACGAGCCGGACCAGCCGGCCCCGTCGTGGGGCGCGAAGACCTACGCCGAGATGGCGGCCCTGGCCCGCGGGCAGGCCGCGCGGCTCGACGAGCTGGGCGTGCCCGTCGGCGGTCGCGTCGCGATCGTCTCGCAGAACGCCGCGCGCCTGCTGACCTCGTTCTACGGCGTCTCCGGGTGGGGCCGCGTCCTGGTGCCGGTGAACTTTCGGCTCGCGCCCGCCGAGGTCGAGTACATCGTCGAGGACTCGGGCGCCGACGTCCTCCTGCTCGACCCCGAGGTGGAGCACCTCGCCGAGACAGTGCGGGCGAAGCACGTCTTCGTCCTCGGCCGCGACGACGAGAAGATCTTCGGGCCGGCGGGCGCACCGTCGGATCCCACGCCGTGGGCCGGCGACGAGAACGCCACCGCCACCATCAACTACACCTCCGGGACCACCGCCCGCCCCAAGGGCGTGCAGCTCACGCACCGCAACCTCTGGCTCAACGCGACGGTCTTCGGGCTGCACGTCGCGCTCACCGACAACGACGTCCTGCTGCACACCCTGCCGATGTTCCACGCCAACGGCTGGGGCATGCCCTTCGCCGCCACCGGGGTCGGCATCAAGCACGTGGTCCTCCGCAAGGTCGACGGGGCCGAGATCCTCTGCCGCGTCCGGGATCAGGGCGTGACGATCATGTGTGCCGCGCCCGCCGTGGTCACCGCGGCGCTCGACGCCGCCGCGGAGTGGGACGGCCCGATCCCGGGCGCCGGGACCGTGCGCGTCATCTGCGCGGGCGCGCCGCCGCCCACGCGCGTGATCCACCGGGTGCGCTTCGAGTTGGGCTGGGAGTTCATCCAGATCTACGGGCTCACCGAGACCTCGCCGTTGATCACGGTCAACCGGGAGCGCGCCGAGTGGGCCGGCGACGACCCGATGGAGGTCGCCCGACGGCTCGGTCGCGCCGGCGCCCCGGCGCTGGGCGTCACCCTGAAGATCGACGAGGACGGCGAGATCCTCACCCGCACCAATCACGCGCTCACCGCGTACTGGAACAAGCCGGCCGAGACCGCCGCGGCGCTCGAGGGCGACTGGTTCCACACCGGGGACCGGGGCACCTTCGAGGACGGTTACCTCACGATCGCCGACCGGAAGAAGGACGTGATCATCTCGGGTGGCGAGAACGTCACGTCGATCGAGGTCGAGGACGCGCTGGCGCTGCACCCCGCGGTGCGCGAGGTCGCAGTGATCGGCATCCCCGACGAGAAGTGGGGCGAGCTGGTCACCGCGATCGTCGTCGCCGACGGGGTGACCGCCGAGGAGCTCATCGCGCACACCCGCGAGCACCTGGCCGGCTACAAGTGCCCGAAGCGCATCGACTTCGTCGACGCGCTGCCGCGGACCGCCACCGGGAAGATCCAGAAGTTCGTGCTCCGCGCCCCGTTCTGGGACGCGTTGGAGCGCAAGGTGAACTGA
- a CDS encoding aldo/keto reductase, with translation MRYQPLGPSGLIVSTLGVGCNAFGRRIDQRATDEVVNAAIDAGITLFDTADSYGSGASEELLGRALVSRRDQVVVATKFGMDTQGLYGEDHGVRASRTYIHKAVEGSLRRLGTDYIDLYQLHTPDRITPLEETLETLADLVTAGKVRYIGCSNFTAWEVVGADWLAETLGTPHFITAQNEYSLYNRSAETELVPALESVGMSLLPYFPLAYGLLTGKYRRDQAAPEGTRLAQETHRLEGADFDVIEGLQAFADDRGVSLLEVAIGGLAAQPAVGSVISGVSRAEQIAANVAAVAWEPTLEDLAAIDEIVSARPTGYTTFAF, from the coding sequence GTGCGCTACCAACCACTCGGACCCAGCGGCCTCATCGTCTCCACACTCGGCGTGGGCTGCAACGCCTTCGGTCGCCGAATCGACCAGCGCGCCACCGACGAAGTGGTCAACGCGGCCATCGACGCGGGCATCACCCTCTTCGACACCGCCGACAGCTACGGCTCCGGTGCGAGCGAGGAACTGCTCGGGCGCGCGCTCGTATCGCGCCGCGACCAGGTGGTCGTCGCGACGAAGTTCGGCATGGACACGCAGGGCCTCTACGGCGAGGACCACGGCGTCCGCGCGAGCCGCACCTACATCCACAAGGCGGTCGAGGGCAGCCTGCGCCGCCTCGGCACCGACTACATCGACCTCTATCAGCTGCACACGCCCGACCGGATCACGCCGCTGGAGGAGACGCTCGAGACCCTCGCCGATCTGGTGACGGCGGGCAAGGTCCGCTACATCGGCTGCTCGAACTTCACCGCCTGGGAGGTCGTAGGCGCCGACTGGCTCGCCGAGACCCTGGGGACGCCGCACTTCATCACCGCCCAGAACGAGTACTCGCTCTACAACCGCAGCGCCGAGACGGAACTCGTGCCGGCGCTCGAGAGCGTGGGCATGAGCCTGCTCCCGTACTTCCCCCTGGCTTACGGACTGCTCACCGGGAAGTACCGGCGCGACCAGGCTGCGCCCGAGGGCACGCGCCTCGCGCAGGAGACGCACCGGCTCGAGGGCGCCGACTTCGACGTCATCGAGGGCCTGCAGGCGTTCGCGGACGACCGCGGCGTCTCGCTCCTCGAGGTCGCGATCGGCGGACTCGCGGCGCAGCCCGCCGTCGGGTCGGTGATCTCCGGCGTCAGCCGCGCCGAGCAGATCGCCGCCAACGTCGCGGCCGTCGCTTGGGAGCCCACCCTCGAGGACCTCGCCGCGATCGACGAGATCGTCTCCGCCCGCCCCACCGGGTACACCACCTTCGCGTTCTGA
- a CDS encoding bifunctional helix-turn-helix transcriptional regulator/GNAT family N-acetyltransferase translates to MTEDVAQVRRFNRAVTQRLGVLQDRYLARDRPLGQARLLWEIGRTGGGADVRDLRARLDLDSGYLSRLLRALEADGLVTVEQDDGDGRVRTARVTAAGAAEYAELESRSEDAAHALLDPLSAGQRGRLVAAMAEVERLLVASLVRVEEADAQSPAGRFAAREYYAELGARLQDGFDPGVGGAIRDASITPPAGLLLVATLREETVGCGALTFQDDGFAEVKRVWAAPSVRGLGLGQRLMADLEDRARAAGVRALRLDTNGALTEAIALYRKLGYREIERYNDNPYAQHWFAKEL, encoded by the coding sequence ATGACGGAGGATGTCGCGCAGGTACGGCGGTTCAATCGGGCGGTCACACAGCGGCTGGGCGTGCTGCAGGACCGCTACCTCGCGCGGGACCGGCCGCTGGGGCAGGCCCGGCTGCTGTGGGAGATCGGCCGCACCGGCGGCGGCGCGGACGTCCGCGACCTGCGCGCCCGCCTCGACCTCGACTCGGGATACCTCAGCCGGCTCCTGCGCGCGCTCGAGGCGGACGGTCTGGTCACCGTCGAGCAGGACGACGGTGACGGCCGGGTCCGGACCGCGCGGGTCACCGCCGCGGGCGCCGCGGAGTACGCCGAGCTCGAGTCCCGGTCCGAGGACGCCGCGCACGCGCTGCTCGATCCCCTTTCTGCGGGCCAGCGGGGGCGGCTCGTCGCGGCGATGGCCGAGGTGGAGCGGCTGCTCGTCGCCTCGCTGGTGCGGGTCGAGGAGGCGGACGCGCAGTCGCCCGCCGGACGATTCGCGGCGCGCGAGTACTACGCCGAACTCGGGGCTCGGCTCCAGGACGGCTTCGATCCGGGCGTCGGCGGCGCGATCAGGGACGCGTCGATCACCCCGCCCGCGGGGCTGCTGCTCGTCGCGACGCTCCGCGAGGAGACCGTCGGCTGCGGCGCGCTCACGTTCCAGGACGACGGGTTCGCCGAGGTCAAGCGCGTCTGGGCTGCGCCCTCGGTCCGCGGTCTCGGTCTCGGCCAGCGACTCATGGCCGACCTGGAGGACCGCGCCCGCGCCGCGGGCGTGCGCGCCCTGCGGCTGGACACCAATGGCGCGCTCACCGAGGCGATAGCGCTGTACCGGAAGCTCGGCTACCGCGAGATCGAGCGGTACAACGACAACCCGTACGCGCAACACTGGTTCGCCAAGGAGCTCTGA
- a CDS encoding GntR family transcriptional regulator, whose protein sequence is MPATDRPIRADSARIVADVLRQAIHDGTYRGTLPGEDDLGAQFSVSRGTVREALSILRDEGWIRRGPRVGTEVIARTVDHGLDSLRGLRETLSLHGEVRNRVRTATRLVPPPIVAEKLGIPRGEEAVYLERLRYLDDEPISLDLTYLVSDVGDLLLEQDLENEDVFPLIEAVTGHRLGTSDYCLTAAAADPHTAANLEIATGSPLLLYERLTHLEGGRPVDLEYIRIRSDRITLRGTLHRD, encoded by the coding sequence ATGCCAGCGACCGACCGCCCGATCCGCGCCGACTCCGCGCGCATCGTCGCCGACGTCCTGCGCCAGGCGATCCACGACGGCACCTACCGCGGGACCCTGCCCGGCGAGGACGACCTCGGCGCCCAGTTCTCCGTCTCCCGGGGCACCGTCCGCGAGGCCCTGTCGATCCTGCGCGACGAGGGTTGGATCCGCCGCGGCCCACGTGTGGGTACCGAGGTCATCGCCCGCACCGTCGACCACGGGCTCGACAGCCTGCGCGGGCTCCGCGAGACCCTCTCGCTGCACGGCGAGGTCCGTAATCGCGTGCGGACCGCCACCCGGCTCGTGCCGCCCCCGATCGTCGCCGAGAAGCTCGGCATCCCGCGCGGCGAGGAGGCCGTGTACCTGGAGCGGCTGCGCTACCTGGACGACGAGCCCATCAGCCTGGACCTCACCTACCTGGTCTCCGATGTCGGCGACCTGCTTCTGGAGCAGGACCTCGAGAACGAGGACGTCTTCCCGCTGATCGAGGCCGTCACGGGGCATCGCCTCGGCACCAGCGACTACTGCCTGACCGCCGCGGCGGCCGATCCGCACACCGCCGCGAACCTGGAGATCGCCACCGGCTCGCCGCTCCTGCTCTACGAGCGCCTCACCCACCTCGAGGGCGGCCGCCCCGTCGACCTCGAGTACATCCGCATCCGATCCGACCGGATCACCCTGCGCGGCACCCTGCACCGCGACTGA
- a CDS encoding 4Fe-4S dicluster domain-containing protein: MAQVEQRVDVPVTIDASLCIEGCNICIEACPLDSLALDPSTNRAHMYVDECWYCGPCAARCPTGAVTVNMPYLLR; this comes from the coding sequence ATGGCACAGGTCGAACAGCGCGTCGACGTCCCCGTCACCATCGACGCCTCCCTCTGCATCGAGGGCTGCAACATCTGCATCGAGGCCTGCCCCCTCGACTCGCTCGCGCTCGACCCGAGCACCAACCGCGCCCACATGTACGTCGACGAGTGCTGGTACTGCGGGCCCTGCGCCGCGCGCTGCCCGACCGGCGCCGTCACCGTCAACATGCCCTACCTCCTGCGATAG
- a CDS encoding ABC transporter substrate-binding protein has translation MTPTLRAVAVVAATATALASCSLEPAADESTQTLVVGYQSKTINTVTAGTLLRAKGFLEKRLATVGKFRVDWQDFDTGAPITSGMLAGKIQIGSMGDYPLLINGSRAQSSPETETAMLSVTGSSARGALNSVVVSPGSPLRSLVDLRGKQVSASVGSAGHGTLVAALSRAGLSTADVTVVNQQPQVGASALESGQVQALAQFVAWPGLLVHQGKARLLYDGGELNTPTLHGVVANTKYAASHPDVVRAFLEAQLDATDFQREHPLEAAQDVAQASGLPAEVVYQYNGPGGTDPNPTLTAPLIGALKGDIGYLQSIGQFGTPLDVDRFVDPKPLAEAQAARGGFRYDAATPAPRPSAEIWFDGADATEAAPDATALIRTLATTDRKVRAAYVSDALTGTRWYADQSLWLRDGAALVPFAGPDARDRYRAEHPGAVPVEYRALLEEARR, from the coding sequence ATGACACCCACCCTGCGCGCGGTCGCCGTCGTCGCCGCGACGGCCACCGCCCTCGCGTCCTGCTCGCTCGAGCCCGCGGCCGACGAGTCCACCCAGACCCTGGTGGTGGGCTACCAGTCCAAGACCATCAACACCGTCACCGCGGGAACCCTGCTGCGCGCCAAGGGCTTCCTGGAGAAGCGCCTCGCCACCGTCGGGAAGTTCCGCGTCGACTGGCAGGATTTCGACACCGGTGCCCCGATCACGAGCGGCATGCTCGCCGGCAAGATCCAGATCGGATCGATGGGCGACTACCCCCTCCTGATCAACGGATCCCGCGCGCAGTCGAGCCCCGAGACCGAGACGGCGATGCTCTCGGTCACCGGGTCGAGCGCGCGGGGCGCCCTCAACTCGGTGGTGGTCTCCCCCGGTTCCCCGCTGCGCTCCCTGGTCGACCTGCGCGGCAAGCAGGTCTCCGCGTCCGTCGGCTCCGCCGGGCACGGCACCCTCGTCGCCGCGCTGAGCCGCGCGGGCCTCAGCACCGCCGATGTCACCGTCGTGAACCAGCAGCCGCAGGTCGGGGCGAGCGCGCTCGAATCCGGCCAGGTCCAGGCGCTGGCGCAGTTCGTCGCCTGGCCCGGCCTCCTCGTCCACCAGGGCAAGGCGCGCCTGCTCTACGACGGCGGCGAGCTGAACACCCCCACGCTGCACGGGGTCGTCGCCAACACGAAGTACGCCGCGTCGCACCCGGATGTGGTGCGCGCCTTCCTCGAGGCGCAACTCGACGCGACGGACTTCCAGCGCGAGCACCCGCTCGAGGCCGCGCAGGACGTCGCGCAGGCCAGCGGCCTGCCCGCCGAGGTCGTCTACCAGTACAACGGGCCGGGCGGCACCGACCCCAACCCCACGCTCACCGCGCCACTCATCGGAGCTCTCAAGGGCGACATCGGGTACCTGCAGTCGATCGGCCAGTTCGGCACGCCGCTCGACGTCGACCGGTTCGTCGACCCGAAGCCCCTCGCCGAGGCACAGGCCGCGCGCGGCGGATTCCGATACGACGCCGCCACCCCCGCGCCGAGGCCGTCCGCGGAGATCTGGTTCGACGGCGCCGACGCCACCGAGGCCGCGCCCGACGCGACGGCGTTGATCCGCACGCTCGCCACGACCGACCGGAAGGTCCGCGCCGCCTACGTCTCGGATGCGCTCACCGGAACCCGCTGGTACGCCGACCAATCGCTGTGGCTGCGCGACGGCGCGGCGCTCGTCCCCTTCGCGGGCCCCGACGCCCGCGACCGCTACCGCGCGGAGCACCCCGGCGCCGTCCCCGTCGAGTACCGCGCCCTCCTCGAGGAGGCCCGACGGTGA
- a CDS encoding ABC transporter permease, protein MTALDSLPAAALRRPATAPARRAVLPAWPVRIAVAAAAIGVWQLLTTQHVALVWIRFDTLPSASAVAERFAQSVRTGEYWLDLAQSLIRIGTGFAVAAVLGIAAGVALGRSRAAELTVGTLLEIARPVPAIALVPVMILLLPSSEAGMVAITATAAFFPIAVSVRHAVRALPTVWEDSVRTQGGGDLAVLWRVVLPGSLPGVFSGLSVGVGVAWICLVSAEMISGRLGVGYRTWQSYTLVDYPAVFVGMLTIGVLGFLTSAVIELAGRRVTRWLPRGDR, encoded by the coding sequence GTGACCGCCCTCGACTCGCTCCCCGCCGCGGCGCTCCGGCGGCCGGCCACGGCCCCCGCCCGCCGGGCCGTTCTCCCTGCCTGGCCGGTCCGGATCGCGGTGGCCGCCGCCGCGATCGGCGTCTGGCAGCTGCTCACCACCCAGCACGTGGCGCTCGTCTGGATCCGGTTCGACACTCTGCCCTCGGCGAGCGCCGTCGCCGAGCGGTTCGCGCAGTCGGTGCGCACCGGCGAGTACTGGCTGGACCTCGCACAGTCGCTGATCCGCATCGGCACGGGCTTCGCGGTCGCCGCGGTGCTCGGCATCGCCGCCGGCGTCGCGCTGGGCCGCTCCCGCGCCGCCGAGCTGACCGTCGGGACCCTGCTCGAGATCGCCCGCCCCGTCCCCGCGATCGCGCTCGTGCCGGTCATGATCCTGCTACTCCCGTCGTCCGAGGCGGGCATGGTCGCGATCACCGCGACGGCCGCGTTCTTCCCCATCGCGGTGAGCGTGCGGCACGCCGTCCGCGCCCTCCCGACCGTGTGGGAGGACTCCGTGCGCACCCAGGGCGGCGGAGATCTCGCGGTGCTGTGGCGCGTCGTGCTCCCTGGCTCGCTGCCGGGCGTCTTCTCCGGACTGTCCGTCGGCGTGGGCGTCGCGTGGATCTGCCTCGTCTCCGCGGAGATGATCTCCGGGCGCCTCGGGGTGGGCTACCGCACGTGGCAGTCGTACACACTCGTCGACTACCCCGCGGTGTTCGTCGGCATGCTGACGATCGGCGTGCTCGGCTTCCTGACCTCGGCCGTCATCGAACTGGCCGGCCGCCGGGTCACCCGCTGGCTGCCGCGGGGCGACCGATGA